A DNA window from Clostridia bacterium contains the following coding sequences:
- a CDS encoding XRE family transcriptional regulator, producing the protein MEQKTVDNISKEIRKRRLEKNMTLKELSEKTNLSVSFLSQVERGISSMTIVSLKSIANALDVSLRDLVDVDDKTSFVNKKDNQILLRLEKSFISYIRLSGKFENRKLEGVLVTMKPNFYESEETSHEGEEFYYVLKGSAVFIVDGAEYIISEGETMHYPSTLPHKTINPEDQELVMLSIITPTIF; encoded by the coding sequence GTGGAACAAAAGACAGTGGATAATATTAGTAAAGAAATCAGAAAACGTAGATTAGAAAAAAATATGACATTAAAGGAGTTAAGCGAAAAAACTAATTTATCGGTTAGTTTTCTGTCACAAGTTGAAAGAGGTATCTCATCAATGACAATAGTATCATTGAAGAGTATTGCCAATGCCCTTGACGTTTCTTTGAGAGACTTAGTAGATGTTGATGATAAGACAAGCTTTGTTAATAAGAAGGACAATCAAATATTACTAAGACTTGAAAAGTCATTTATCAGCTATATTAGGCTAAGTGGGAAATTTGAAAACAGAAAATTAGAGGGTGTATTAGTAACAATGAAACCCAATTTCTACGAGAGTGAAGAAACTTCTCACGAGGGTGAAGAATTTTACTATGTACTAAAGGGATCAGCCGTGTTTATTGTTGATGGAGCAGAATATATAATAAGCGAAGGAGAAACAATGCATTACCCATCAACGCTTCCACACAAAACAATAAATCCAGAGGATCAGGAATTGGTGATGCTGAGTATCATAACGCCCACTATATTTTGA